One Cloacibacillus sp. genomic window carries:
- a CDS encoding cobalamin-dependent protein (Presence of a B(12) (cobalamin)-binding domain implies dependence on cobalamin itself, in one of its several forms, or in some unusual lineages, dependence on a cobalamin-like analog.) — protein MVNEILAAIAESVLDGNVSKTKENVASASASGINASAILNDGLIKGMNEVGALFRDGEMFVPEVLVSAKALQAGIEIIKEDLAAGGVRKTGKILTVTVEGDLHDIGIKLVGMMLEGAGFEVLHMGVDKPVKEIIEKIREYSPDILAISAMLTTTMSTMKDVIDSVVEEGLGAHVAIMIGGAPTSQPFADQIGANYSANASEAVIVAKKLMNMA, from the coding sequence ATGGTAAATGAAATACTGGCGGCTATCGCAGAATCTGTGCTTGACGGCAATGTTTCCAAAACAAAAGAAAATGTCGCCTCGGCCAGCGCGAGCGGAATAAATGCTTCGGCGATACTTAACGACGGGTTGATAAAGGGTATGAATGAGGTAGGAGCGCTTTTTCGTGACGGAGAGATGTTTGTTCCTGAGGTGCTGGTTTCGGCCAAAGCGTTACAGGCCGGCATTGAAATAATAAAAGAGGACCTTGCCGCCGGCGGTGTGCGAAAAACCGGAAAGATACTCACGGTGACAGTAGAGGGAGACCTTCATGACATCGGCATCAAACTTGTAGGGATGATGCTTGAGGGCGCGGGATTTGAAGTGCTTCACATGGGGGTAGATAAACCGGTGAAAGAGATCATAGAAAAAATCAGGGAATACTCTCCTGACATCCTTGCCATCTCTGCGATGCTCACCACCACTATGTCCACCATGAAAGATGTTATCGACAGTGTTGTCGAAGAGGGGCTAGGCGCTCATGTGGCAATAATGATAGGTGGAGCTCCTACCTCTCAGCCTTTTGCCGACCAAATTGGCGCAAATTATTCAGCAAATGCCAGCGAAGCTGTAATTGTCGCCAAAAAACTGATGAACATGGCGTGA
- a CDS encoding trimethylamine methyltransferase family protein, producing MTFDEKLQKIHEASIQLLEKEGIRYPSPEALAIFRKHGAAVDGDIVKIDEKTLMKYVEKAPARFTIEARNPKYNVDMGSGAHYAIPAYGAPYVQDFDGSTRYSTLKDFVYFFKQIESLDDFNVNGGILCQPNEYEASVVTLLMWYTLLRGSEKVLFCPAGGEKETRTMMEMAAALFGGKEEFKKSPKTVYLVDSLSPLQMDARTVDVIRVLAEYRQPFSFTSGVITGLTGPVTLAGAIAVGNAEILSGIALAQMIEEGAPAIYGIPVSGADMKTSRAIFGAPEMCVGIRYAAKLAKFYNLPSRGPAAITDAAYPSMQSAFESMMTMSTCFYEGLDFLLHTAGCQDSFNSMSPKKFAVDVELFRRMSYLDKDITVTDDTLAVELTMATGQGGNYLTCDHTLGNFKKSLYIPQIGLRYATDQEKEFDAQVTKFLKKNAEKYVLPQIEKQTLAEIRSAAVAFGVPEDCLNTADHLLQEKFEII from the coding sequence ATGACTTTTGATGAAAAATTACAGAAGATTCACGAAGCCTCTATACAGTTGCTTGAGAAAGAAGGCATCCGTTATCCGAGCCCTGAGGCGCTTGCCATATTTAGAAAACACGGCGCGGCCGTTGATGGTGATATCGTCAAAATAGATGAAAAGACACTGATGAAATACGTGGAAAAAGCGCCTGCCAGATTTACAATAGAGGCGCGCAACCCGAAATACAATGTGGATATGGGAAGCGGCGCGCATTACGCCATCCCCGCTTATGGAGCGCCCTATGTACAGGATTTCGACGGCAGCACCAGATATTCTACGCTCAAAGATTTTGTGTATTTTTTTAAACAGATAGAGTCGCTTGACGATTTTAATGTCAATGGCGGCATCCTTTGCCAGCCAAATGAATACGAGGCTTCTGTCGTCACTCTGTTGATGTGGTATACACTGCTGCGCGGATCGGAAAAGGTGCTATTCTGCCCAGCTGGAGGAGAGAAAGAAACGCGGACGATGATGGAGATGGCCGCGGCACTCTTTGGAGGCAAAGAGGAGTTCAAAAAGAGCCCCAAAACAGTCTATCTTGTGGACAGCCTCTCTCCGCTGCAGATGGACGCAAGAACTGTAGATGTGATCCGCGTACTCGCCGAGTACCGCCAGCCATTCTCGTTCACATCGGGCGTTATCACTGGCCTGACAGGTCCTGTAACACTTGCCGGTGCAATTGCTGTAGGAAACGCGGAGATACTTTCCGGGATCGCACTCGCTCAGATGATAGAAGAAGGCGCCCCCGCCATATATGGTATTCCAGTGAGTGGTGCAGACATGAAGACGAGCCGCGCAATTTTTGGGGCGCCGGAGATGTGCGTAGGCATACGCTACGCCGCGAAGCTCGCTAAATTTTACAACCTTCCAAGCAGGGGGCCCGCAGCAATTACTGACGCGGCATACCCCAGTATGCAGTCAGCTTTTGAATCAATGATGACAATGTCTACCTGCTTTTACGAGGGGCTGGATTTTCTTCTGCACACAGCCGGCTGTCAGGATAGTTTTAACTCGATGTCTCCAAAGAAATTTGCCGTGGATGTGGAACTTTTCCGCAGGATGTCCTATCTCGATAAAGACATCACAGTCACCGACGACACACTGGCGGTTGAACTCACGATGGCGACGGGACAGGGAGGAAACTATCTCACCTGTGACCATACTCTTGGCAACTTCAAAAAATCGCTCTATATCCCCCAGATAGGATTGCGCTACGCGACGGATCAAGAAAAAGAATTTGACGCGCAAGTGACAAAGTTTCTCAAGAAAAACGCTGAGAAATACGTCCTGCCTCAAATAGAGAAACAAACTCTCGCGGAAATACGCTCTGCGGCCGTTGCTTTCGGTGTCCCAGAGGATTGCCTGAATACGGCGGACCATCTGTTGCAGGAAAAATTTGAGATAATCTAA
- a CDS encoding MFS transporter, translating to MVGTTSATGSSLKRNMPTLLILIVSGALIYALPYFRYYYYDAFVKLFNITNTQMGALGSAFGGTAIIGYMCGGFFADRWPTRYLLTISLVTTGLLGFVLLTYPPYPVVLGIHLALGITSIVTFWSALVKAIRSLANSDEQGRAFGLFEGGRGVVNMVQSALILSLFGYLAGKFSDKTALSAVITVYSTICLLLGLLVYKMYKDPEVREGEKVELSKKVFDKKAFMKVAKMPTTWLCTIIIFTSYSTIISYFYITPYATLVFGASAVFAAAMGYFSQYCRPVGCFATGVIADKVGSSKMLTVLFIIMTIGLVSLVVMPGKPSVIYLLLVFCAAIYASMYGIQSLHFAILEEGDYPLSTTGAATAIITPLGYSTEMIMPIIAGICLDSNPGAAGYKIFFSILIGLSVTGLVTSLVWQYVTREKRALLKEQKAAKEKAMAAEAA from the coding sequence ATGGTCGGCACAACTTCTGCAACTGGCAGCAGCCTAAAAAGAAATATGCCCACATTGCTGATACTTATCGTTTCTGGAGCGTTGATTTACGCGCTTCCGTATTTCAGATATTACTACTATGATGCTTTTGTAAAACTTTTTAACATCACCAATACCCAGATGGGTGCTCTTGGAAGCGCCTTCGGCGGAACAGCCATTATAGGCTATATGTGCGGAGGGTTCTTTGCCGACCGGTGGCCTACGCGTTATCTGCTGACTATCTCTTTGGTAACGACAGGGCTGTTGGGCTTTGTTCTGCTGACATATCCGCCCTACCCCGTCGTTCTTGGGATACATCTCGCCCTTGGTATTACCTCCATCGTAACCTTTTGGAGTGCGCTTGTTAAGGCTATCCGTTCTCTCGCCAATTCGGACGAACAGGGAAGGGCGTTTGGCCTCTTCGAAGGTGGCCGTGGAGTTGTCAATATGGTGCAGTCAGCACTGATTCTTTCTCTTTTCGGATATCTTGCCGGAAAATTCAGCGACAAGACAGCACTCTCAGCCGTCATAACGGTCTATTCCACAATTTGTCTGTTGCTGGGGCTTCTTGTCTATAAAATGTACAAAGATCCCGAGGTGCGCGAGGGAGAAAAGGTGGAGCTTTCGAAAAAAGTTTTTGACAAAAAAGCTTTCATGAAAGTTGCGAAGATGCCTACGACATGGCTTTGCACTATCATTATTTTCACTTCGTACTCAACCATCATCAGCTATTTTTATATTACACCTTATGCCACGCTCGTATTCGGAGCCTCGGCGGTATTTGCCGCAGCGATGGGATATTTTTCTCAATATTGCCGCCCTGTAGGATGTTTTGCGACCGGTGTGATAGCAGACAAGGTCGGCTCATCGAAGATGCTGACGGTGCTCTTTATTATAATGACAATAGGTCTGGTCTCACTTGTAGTGATGCCTGGCAAGCCCTCCGTCATTTACTTGCTCCTTGTATTCTGCGCCGCAATATATGCTTCTATGTACGGTATCCAGTCTCTCCATTTCGCAATCTTGGAAGAAGGCGATTACCCGCTCTCAACAACGGGAGCCGCGACGGCTATCATCACTCCTCTTGGCTACAGCACCGAAATGATCATGCCGATAATTGCCGGTATCTGCCTTGATTCAAACCCCGGAGCCGCTGGTTATAAGATATTTTTTAGCATACTTATTGGACTTAGCGTGACCGGCCTTGTAACATCGCTCGTATGGCAGTATGTGACGCGCGAAAAACGAGCCCTGCTCAAAGAACAGAAAGCCGCAAAAGAAAAAGCAATGGCGGCTGAAGCTGCCTAA
- a CDS encoding Xaa-Pro peptidase family protein — MNVFENRCKKAYEALQKAGFEKALLGDPMSINYFTGVHVTPYERFYGLVLDATTEKRIMVNPGVDKGCMKGRVQEIVYSDADGPKESIKRAVGECTKLAVETKYYSMALGEILKEVCNGVADIGDVVARLRMYKDEDEIRIMQRAADIVDDALVYISDKVTVGMTEKELNLMLYTYMAKIPGVITDEFIILVLGAENSANPHGVSGDYTFKEGDIILIDFCAYYEHYWSDITRCFFLGHIGNHELEKIYNIAKNANLAAIAAVQPGVAAKTIDEAARKYITDAGYGEYFLHRTGHGLGLSVHEEPYITPVNDLILEEGMTFTIEPGIYLEGIGGVRVEDDILVTKDGCRVLTHTSKNLCDHLLKCM; from the coding sequence ATGAACGTATTTGAAAACCGTTGTAAAAAGGCGTATGAAGCTCTTCAAAAAGCTGGTTTTGAAAAGGCTCTGCTCGGAGATCCGATGTCGATCAACTATTTTACAGGGGTGCATGTCACGCCTTACGAAAGGTTCTACGGCCTCGTCCTGGATGCCACGACTGAAAAGCGTATTATGGTCAATCCGGGAGTTGATAAGGGGTGTATGAAAGGCCGGGTGCAGGAAATTGTCTATAGTGACGCTGACGGCCCGAAAGAGAGCATTAAAAGGGCTGTTGGGGAATGTACGAAACTAGCTGTTGAGACTAAATATTACTCAATGGCTTTAGGTGAAATTTTAAAGGAAGTATGTAACGGCGTCGCAGATATAGGCGATGTGGTCGCCAGGCTGCGTATGTATAAAGATGAAGACGAGATCCGCATCATGCAGCGTGCGGCAGACATCGTCGATGACGCCCTGGTATATATTTCTGATAAAGTGACGGTAGGCATGACCGAGAAGGAACTTAATCTCATGCTCTATACATATATGGCAAAGATCCCCGGCGTCATCACAGACGAATTCATAATTCTGGTACTCGGAGCCGAGAATTCGGCTAATCCGCACGGGGTATCTGGAGATTATACTTTTAAAGAAGGAGATATCATCCTTATCGACTTCTGCGCCTATTATGAGCACTACTGGTCCGATATCACGAGATGCTTTTTCTTGGGACACATAGGTAATCATGAACTGGAAAAGATATACAACATCGCTAAAAACGCGAATCTGGCGGCTATCGCTGCTGTGCAGCCTGGCGTCGCCGCGAAAACGATAGACGAAGCCGCAAGAAAATATATAACCGACGCAGGCTATGGAGAATATTTTCTGCATAGGACGGGACATGGTTTGGGCCTCAGCGTTCACGAAGAACCGTATATAACGCCAGTCAATGATCTTATCCTGGAAGAGGGAATGACTTTTACCATAGAGCCTGGCATATATCTGGAAGGTATAGGCGGTGTGCGTGTTGAAGACGATATCCTGGTTACTAAGGACGGATGCCGCGTGCTAACGCATACATCAAAGAATTTATGCGACCATCTTCTGAAATGTATGTAA